Proteins encoded by one window of Streptomyces sp. ALI-76-A:
- a CDS encoding right-handed parallel beta-helix repeat-containing protein, whose translation MKNHHIAHLVCTAALLGAGLAATPSAAAHTVHLVRPGESIQSAVDAASPGDTVLLAHGTHHESVNVTTPGLTLRGMGRGTVLEPETGPSTATTTAPTTGSGAAEAANSCAAAGNGICVTGTKNHSVDGVTIASLTVTGFTRSGIHAYEADGLTVRRVTAVKNGVWGIATERSVHGVFRDNTARDNGDAGLFLANSVTEEQGATDTEGTLVERNRLEGNRIGVTVRRLRNLTVAGNHLTGNCAAVFVVGDENKPKAGRVTVRDNYIERNNKFCPKTARLDALQGSGIVLTGTEDNLVTHNVIKNNVGTSPLSGGIVLFKSLVGTANERNWISDNLVQGNSPADLVITDPGKDNTFQDNTCGSSKPAGLC comes from the coding sequence ATGAAGAATCATCATATCGCCCACCTGGTATGCACGGCGGCGTTGCTCGGAGCGGGCCTCGCCGCCACTCCGTCGGCCGCCGCCCACACGGTCCATCTGGTGAGACCGGGGGAATCCATTCAAAGCGCGGTGGACGCCGCCAGCCCTGGCGACACCGTGCTGCTGGCGCACGGCACCCACCACGAGAGCGTCAACGTGACCACACCCGGACTCACCCTGCGTGGCATGGGCCGCGGCACCGTGCTCGAACCGGAGACGGGCCCGAGCACCGCCACCACCACCGCTCCGACCACAGGATCGGGCGCCGCCGAAGCCGCCAACAGCTGCGCCGCGGCCGGCAACGGCATCTGCGTGACCGGCACGAAGAACCACAGCGTCGACGGCGTCACCATCGCCTCCCTCACGGTGACCGGCTTCACCAGGAGCGGCATCCACGCCTACGAGGCCGACGGGCTGACCGTGCGGAGAGTCACCGCGGTGAAGAACGGGGTCTGGGGCATCGCCACGGAGCGCTCGGTCCATGGCGTGTTCCGCGACAACACTGCCCGGGACAACGGCGACGCGGGCCTGTTCCTCGCCAACTCGGTCACCGAGGAACAGGGCGCCACGGACACCGAGGGAACCCTGGTGGAGCGCAACCGGCTGGAGGGCAACCGGATCGGCGTCACCGTCCGCCGGCTGCGCAACCTGACCGTCGCGGGCAACCACCTCACCGGCAACTGCGCCGCGGTGTTCGTCGTCGGAGACGAGAACAAGCCGAAGGCCGGGCGCGTGACCGTGCGCGACAACTACATCGAGCGCAACAACAAGTTCTGCCCCAAGACCGCCCGGCTGGACGCCCTCCAGGGATCCGGCATCGTCCTGACGGGCACCGAGGACAACCTCGTCACCCACAACGTGATCAAGAACAACGTCGGCACGTCCCCACTGTCGGGCGGCATCGTCCTGTTCAAGAGTCTGGTGGGTACGGCCAACGAGCGGAACTGGATCAGCGACAACCTGGTGCAGGGAAACTCCCCGGCGGACCTGGTCATCACCGACCCCGGTAAGGACAACACGTTCCAGGACAACACCTGCGGGTCGTCCAAGCCCGCCGGTCTGTGCTGA